In Schistocerca gregaria isolate iqSchGreg1 chromosome 9, iqSchGreg1.2, whole genome shotgun sequence, a single genomic region encodes these proteins:
- the LOC126291792 gene encoding cyclin-dependent kinases regulatory subunit-like, which translates to MPVEQIQYSEKYQDQNYEYRHVILPADIAKHVPKTHLMTETEWRNLGVQQSPGWVHYMLHSPEPHILLFRRLRTDKPQNTSEAAEGNEPRGDQ; encoded by the exons ATGCCCGTTGAACAGATTCAATATTCTGAGAAGTATCAAGATCAAAATTACGAATACAG GCATGTGATTTTACCAGCAGATATTGCCAAACATGTTCCGAAAACTCATTTGATGACAGAAACAGAGTGGAGGAACCTTGGAGTACAGCAGAGTCCTGGTTGGGTTCATTATATGTTGCATTCACCAG AACCACATATCCTTTTGTTCCGAAGACTGAGAACGGACAAGCCCCAGAATACGTCAGAAGCAGCAGAGGGGAATGAACCCCGCGGCGATCAATGA